The Littorina saxatilis isolate snail1 linkage group LG15, US_GU_Lsax_2.0, whole genome shotgun sequence genome contains a region encoding:
- the LOC138948555 gene encoding C-C chemokine receptor type 1-like — translation MIIVIVRRLKATKSTMDRYLTMVAVSDTVFLLTGPFVTWSDVVIGYSLKDSYVWSCKLIAWLFNTAGTVSAWSLVAMTTQRVVSVVLPHRVNVLCTGRRSWQIIASIVVIASLFHAHMLYGMGLMTSRDAIQTTCTIVYPDYARFVLDIWIYLDICTFSFLPFVCLIVGNTVLVYKLRMSLRESSLQLGTGSTKQANRSSEAFSISITVIVVSMSFIVLTLPVVVNNTMSVLYRMAGPADVPDVDEYAMSYFRQNLFLSIGFADQDRRASSALVCFSGVSFPRS, via the coding sequence ATGATCATAGTCATCGTCCGTCGACTGAAAGCCACCAAGAGCACCATGGACCGCTACCTGACGATGGTGGCTGTATCGGACACGGTGTTTCTACTGACCGGTCCCTTCGTGACGTGGAGCGACGTGGTGATTGGATACTCACTGAAGGACAGCTACGTCTGGTCGTGCAAGCTTATCGCGTGGTTGTTCAACACTGCGGGGACAGTGTCTGCCTGGTCTTTGGTTGCTATGACGACTCAAAGAGTTGTGTCTGTGGTGCTGCCTCATCGTGTCAACGTTCTGTGTACCGGCAGAAGGTCTTGGCAGATCATTGCAAGCATCGTCGTGATTGCCTCCCTTTTCCACGCTCACATGCTGTACGGTATGGGCCTGATGACGTCAAGGGACGCAATCCAAACAACGTGCACGATTGTCTACCCTGACTATGCGCGTTTCGTCTTAGACATCTGGATCTACCTAGACATTTGCACTTTCTCTTTTCTCCCTTTCGTTTGCCTGATAGTCGGAAACACCGTTTTGGTCTACAAGCTTCGCATGTCTCTCAGAGAGTCCAGTCTTCAGTTGGGAACAGGGAGCACCAAGCAAGCAAACCGATCCAGCGAAGCCTTTTCCATATCGATCACAGTCATCGTAGTGTCCATGTCTTTCATCGTGCTAACTCTGCCTGTGGTTGTGAACAACACGATGTCTGTCTTATACCGCATGGCGGGACCCGCAGACGTACCAGACGTCGATGAGTACGCTATGAGCTACTTTCGTCAGAACCTTTTCCTCAGTATCGG